The nucleotide sequence ACCCTTTAGTGCAATGCTAAAAATAGGATGAAACGGAAATTCCCAGAAATAAAAAGCTAAAGTAAAAATTGAAGTCAGTCCAAAAAGTAGTACACTTTTTTTAGTGAAAGGATGCATTTTAAATTTCTGAAAAACTAAATAGATTTTTGACGAATTATAAATAAAGAAAGCGATAAAAGAAGCTACGGCAGCCCCCTCAATACCAAATCTTGGTATAAAAAATAAGTTTAGAACAAAGGCCAATACGACCAATAATACCCCGATCCCTAATACAAGACGATAATAATCTGAATTGAAAAGAATACTGTTATTAATTGCCAAAACATTGTCGTACAGTTTCACCAAAGAGATTAAAAGCACGATTAGAATACTTAACGAATATTCTTCAGGAATTAGGCGATAAAGCGTGTGCACATTGGTTAAAATCAAAACAAAAATTAGCGCACTTACGATCGACAAGCTTATCGAACTTCGTTTGTAAAGATCTTCTAATTTTTTAAAATTTCTAGTGTTTAAGTATTCCGCAGTAATAGGATTTGTGATTTGATGCATCGCTTTTTGCGGTACAGAAATCACGGTAGCGATATAAATACCAATTCCATAAATTGCCACGTTTTCTATAGGCAAATAAGATTCGATCATTACTTTATCTAAATCCAACAACGCAGTCGCTACAGAAGCTGCAATGAGAATTAACGCGGTATATTTTAAAACTCGTGATAGGTTAGCCGGAAAACTAAATTTCAACGAAGGCCGATGCAGTTTAAAAGCATAACTTCCCATAATTATTAACCGAATTAGGAAAACTATTCCTACTCCGTACATAAAATGATCGGCCTGCAGCAAATCAAAATACACTGAAAATAATAGTATTGTGGTTCCCAGTCTATGAACCACTTCTTTCATAAAATTACCAAAAACACTCTTGTAATAAATCTTAGCCCAGGCAAAAAATACTTCAAAATAAGCCGTTGCGACCGCCAAAAGGTAGATCAGCCAAACGTAAGGTTTTACCAACTCATTACCATCAGAAAAATAATTCAGTAAAAATTCATAAGTAAAATGCCCAATAAGTCCTAAGATTAGAGAAATTCCTAAAGGAAGATAAAGTGCCAAATTCAACAATTTATCCTTCTCTTCTCTGGTTTTATAGCTAGTGAAGAATTTCACGATCGTACTATGCACTCCAAAGGCCATAAAAGGCCACATTAAATTTGCTGCAGAAAGTAGAAAACTAACCAGCCCGTAATATTGCTGATCGAGAAAATAAGTATATAAAAAAAGCGTGTTTAACGCGCCAAGCCCAAACCCCACATAAGTGGTCATCATGTTTTTGACCGACTGGTTAATAATTACGCCCATACTTTAGTTTTTGATCAATTCAGCTAATGTTTTAGTGAGGCTTTTACGCTGATAGTCCTCAATATATTTGCTATTCGAAATTAGTTGGTTTTCGCGATATTTTTGATAAGAACTTAAAATAAAATCTTTTAAGGCCGAATCTTGATGATATTCGAAACTTTCGCCTGAAGTCGTTTCTTTAATAATTTGGGCAACATCCCAGTGCGGCGGCCCAATTGCCAATATTGGACGTTTTGCAGCTAAATATTCGAATAATTTCCCGGCGATAATTCCTTTAGTTTCTTCGGAATTAATTTCGATGAGCAATAAAAGCTGACTTGTTTTCTGAACTTCTAAAGCTTGCTGATGACTTATATAACCGCCAAGCTCTAAATTATCAGAGAGACCAACTTCATTTATACTTTGTAGCACATCGTCACTTACCGCGCCATATAGTTTCAATTTAAAATCGCTACGGAAATTTTTATTTTCTTCGGAAATTTCAGCTAAAACTTCCCAAAGTTTCTTAGGGTTTCTTCCCGATAACAAAGAACCAATATGAGAAATACTGAAAGATTTATCTAATTTCGATTCGGTTTGCAATTCAGTATCAAAACCATTGGTGATTACTGTAATGGGTTTCATAGTTTTTGAAGCAAATTCTTTTTTGGTCGTAAAACTCGTCGTAATAATCTGGTCGGCCGTTTTTAAAACTTCCCTTTCTAATTTCTGATGTTTTGCTGCAGATGATGTGGTTAGTTTTAATTCTTTTTGATAACCAATTTGCGTCCACGGATCGCGAAAATCGGCAATCCAATTTAGGTTTAATTGCTTTTTTAAACCCAAAGCTATAAGGTGCAAACTATGTGGAGGACCTGTGGTGATTACCGTATCAATATTGGACTTTTCTAGGTAAGATTTTAAGAATTTCACCGAAGGTTTTATCCAAAACCTTCTTGCATCGGGAATAAAAAAATTACCGCGAATGTAAAGCATCAGTTTTTGAACCGTGCTTTGCTTTTCTTTCTTTTTAATAATCCCTGAACTTATCGTTTTTGTATCCTTCTTCGATAAAAACGAAGCAAATTTATATGGTTCAAAAATCGGCTGACGTATAATTTCTAAATCTTCTGGAACTTCCTTTTCAAAAGACTCATCAATAAGCGGATAATTTGGATTTTCTGGAACAAAAACTATAGGCTCCACCCCAAAATCACGGAGATATTTTACGAATTTCAACCATCGCTGAACGCCAGGACCACCAGCTGGAGGCCAGTAATAGGTAATGATCAGCACTTTTTTCATAACCTAAGCTTTTTTGCGATACGCAAACACAAATCCCCCTACGATCAGCACTACTAAAATAAGCGTACTGGCTAAAGCAATGCTTCCGCCCGTCTTAATTACTTGTGGCTCGAATTTAAAAGTTACGGTATGCTCACCTTGCGGAATGTTCATTGCTCTAAGCACGTAATCTGCACGAACATGATCCACTTTCTTCCCGTCTATGTAAGCTTGCCAACCTGGTTGGTAGTACATTTCAGAAAAGACAGCTAATTGCCGAATTGAAGTATTGGTTTTATACACTAATTCATTGGGTTGTTCACTTTGCAGTTCGATAGATCCAACTTCATCGTAAACAAAATCCATTTTAATGTCATTCTTAAATCGCTTATCGATAACCGCTACATCTTGCGGATCGGTTTCTTTTAAAGCTGCTATTTCAGCATTTGCATCATCAACCCATTCTACATCTCTTACAAACCAGGCATTCCCATAAACACCTTGATTTTGCTGCGCCTGCACCCCTTCTTCCGTAGGTATAATGAAATATTTCACATTTAGCATGTTCAATATTTTCATGTTATTCTGCGAAATATAAAAATCGTATAAATCCTGCAATCTTCCTGGTTTCGCACCGTGATATCCACCGATACTATTGTGAAAGTAAGATGCTCTAGAGCTGGTTAATGGATCGCCGCTAAGATCAAATACGCGATATCTTGATTGATCTTGCATAATTTGTTGATCTGCCGCATTTGGTTGATATGGTTGCTCCATTTTGCGAGCATTAACAAAGTCATCATTATTTACATAACGACGCGCTACAGGCACTAAATCTGCCAAAAATAAGATGGCAAAACCACCAAGGATAAGCTTTTTAGATATTTTTTCCCGAAGATAGAACCAAATTAAAAATACGCATAACGCTACGAAGATGAAACTACGAATAGCATCACTAACTAACATCGATTGGCGATCTTCTTTAAGAGCATTCATTAGATCCATCCCTAATTGCTGACGAATTTGCCCATCACGTGCGCCACTAAAATCAAATAGAATTGAATTGAACAACACTAAGATTAATGCTAATCCCGCAGTAATTATTGTACTCCATTTTAAAGCTTCAATTTTTTCCTCCTTAGTATGTTTATTAGCAAATAAGCACGATAATCCTACAATTGCCAGTAACGGAACGCAAAGTTCTACAATCACCTGTATCGAAGAAACTGCTCTAAACTTATTATAAAGCGGTATATAATCAATAAAAAATTCTGTAAAAAAACCGAAGTTTTTACCCCAGGAAAGTATCAAAGTCAATAAGGCACCACTGGCTACCCACCATTTTAATCGCCCTTTAATTAGAAATAATGCGAAGACGAATAAAAATAAAATGGTAGCACCAATATAGGCAGGTCCTGCAACAATTGGTTGCTGTCCCCAATAAGTTGGTGCATTTTCGGTAAATTGTTTAGCTTGAATAGGTGAAGCACCCATTTTCATTAATTCTGAATATAATTCAGAATCTTCACCAACATCTTCGGCACTGCTACCTCCCATAAAACCAGGGACAAAAAGATCTAACGTTTCTGCAATTCCGTAGCTATATTCAGTAATATAGTCATAAGTTAAACCAGCTTCCGGTTTCTCATTTCCGTCTGGAGTTATAGACAATCCGGTATCACCTCGCGTACTGTGTGAGGTATATTCTTGTGTTGCAATTAGATTAGTTGCATTCGTACCAATAGCTAAAACTACGGCAACAATCATCACACCTATTGCTTTAAAATACTGCGGAAGTTTTTGTTTCTTAAAGGCATCGATTAAATAAACAATCCCGAGTACGATCACTAAAAGCAATAAATAATAGGTCATCTGAAAGTGATTCGCCTGAATTTCTAGTGCCATAGCCACCGCCAGCAAACTAAAGCCTCCAATAAGTTTTTGTCGGAAAGTGAGAATAATTCCGCCCAAGACCATTGGCATATATGCGATTGCATGCGCCTTAGCATTATGACCCACACCTAAAATTATGATAAAATAAGTGGAAAAACCGAAAGCTATAGCTCCTAAAAAAGCAAGTTTATAATCGATTTTTAAACATAACAATAAGATATAAAAACCTATAAAGTACAGAAATAAATAATCTGCAGGTCGAGGCAGAAATCGCAGTACAGAATCTAATTTCTTTACGTAATTATGTGGATAATAAGCACCAAGTTGATAAGTAGGCATGCCTCCGAAAGCAGCATCTGTCCAATACGGTTCTTCGCCTGTATTCTCTCTAAAGTCAGATTGTTCTTTGGCCATTCCAATATACTGAACAATATCACTTTGGAAGATTTCCTTCCCTTTTAATACCGGATTAAAATAAAAAAGCGCAATAATTACAAATCCCAGTAAAACCAGAATATGCGGAAGAAACTGTTTTAATTTGGCCATTTAAAGATTATTTTTAATCTCCAGAACGCGGAGACTGTCTTATTTAAGAATCCCGAAATTAATCAATTTCTTCGTAATCGATATACTCCCCTACTTCTTTGTTGGATTTTCGATGATTTCCCGGTTTCTTATTAATGCTAACCTTACCTTCCTTATCGGTTTTATTTTGCTGAGTTCTTTGCTGCCCACCGCCAAACTGCTGGCTAAATTGCTGTTCGAACTTTCTCCCCATTTTCCGCATTGCATACTTCAGCAACAATGGGCCAAAGTACTTCAGTAATATTTTAAACCCGAAGTATACTAACATAATTATTAGTATCGTTTTTATCACTCCGGAAAAATCTGCCTGAAACATATAATTTTAATTTCAGCAAAAATAAAAATTAAGGCTTAGAAATGGAAAGCCTACAATCTTAAATAAAAAATAAATTCATTTATCTTTGAAATGAAAAACCTTTACTACATGCAAAAACTAACCGCAATTGTATTCGCCTTTTTAGCAAACTCAATCATATGCAACGCACAGTTCACTGAAACTATTAACTCTAACCGACCAGGACAATCTCAGGGCGCATTTGCCGTAGGAACCGGAGTCTATCAGTTGGAAGCTGGTGGTTTCTTTGGTAATAATAATCATGATCTTCTTGGGACAGATACCGATTTATATGGAGCAAATTATATGCTAAGAGCTGGTTTTCTTACCGATATCCTAGAACTAAGCATTAAAGGAAGATATCAATACGAAGAAACAAGCATACTGCAGGGAGGCCAAGATCGAATTTACGAGAGAAGCAATTTTCCATTTAACACCATCGGAGCTAAGGTATTACTTTACGATCCTTATAAAAACGGAGATAATCGTCGCGAAGTAAATCTAAAAAGCTGGAAGGCCAATCAGAAATTTGACTGGAGAAGACTAATCCCAGCTGTTTCCCTTTACGGTGGTGCTAATGTTACGATACAAGATGATAATCCTTACCGTTTTGAAGGTGAAAATAAATATACTCCACAAGTAACCTTAATTACTCAGCACAATTGGGGTAGATGGGTTTGGGTAATGAACCTTACTGCTGAAAAGTTTACTGAAACTTATCCGAGCTACCAATTTATAGGAACCCTAACTCACGCTTTTAATCCTGAATTTGCCATTTTCGGCGAATATCAAGCCATTTTTGGTGATTTATATGCCGACGATCTTTTTCGCGCAGGAGCGGCTTATTTAGTTACTGATTATTTACAATTTGATATTGCAGGTTTGGCAAATGTAAAAGACACACCGTCTAGATGGCAAGTGCAGGCGGGAATATCGGTTAGACTAAACTTTCATAAAGACAAATCGCCAAATGATCTTTCTCGAGACAATCGCAGTGAATTTGACTTCTAATTAAATTCTTAAATACATAGAAAAAGCCGCTGAAAAAATTCAGCGGCTTTTTTGTTATTCGAAATAATTCTTATTGAATTATGACTTGTTCGCCATTGCTGCTTCAACTGAAGCTGATAATCTTTTGTAAGTTCCGTTCTCCAAACGTTCTCTAATAGCTGAAAAAGCAACTAAAGTTTCTTCAACATCTTGTAACGTATGAGAAGCTGTTGGAATCATTCTAAGTAAGATCAATCCTTTTGGAATTACTGGATAAACTACGATCGAGCAAAACACACCGTGATTCTCACGAAGATCTTTCACCAATGCCATTGCTTCTGGAATACTACCTTTTAAATATACTGGCGTTACACAACTCTGCGTAGTTCCAATATCAAATCCTTTATCTTTTAATCCGTTTTGAAGCGCATTTACATTCTCCCAAAGCTTATTTTTGAGATCTGGTATTGTTCTAAGCATTTCCAGTCTCTTTAACGCTCCAACCACAAGTTGCATTTGCAAAGACTTTGCAAACATCTGCGATCTTAAGTTATACTTTAGGTAATCTATAATTTCTTTATCACCTGCTATAAATGCACCTGTACTTGCCATAGATTTCGCAAAAGTTGCAAAATATACATCAATATCATCTTGCACGCCTTGCTCTTCTCCTGCTCCTGCTCCTGTTTTCCCTAAAGTTCCGAAACCATGGGCATCATCTACAAAAAGACGGAAATTATATTTCTTTTTAAGCTCTACAATTTCTTTAAGTTTTCCTTGCTCGCCTCTCATTCCAAAAACACCTTCAGAAATAAGAAGAATTCCGCCTCCGGTTTGTTCAGCGATTTTAGTTGCTCTTTGCAGGTTTTTTTCGATACTTTCCATATCGTTATGCTTGTAAGTAAAGCGTTGCCCTAAATGAAGACGAACACCATCTATAATACAAGCATGCGCATCTACATCGTATACAATAACATCTTTCTTAGATACTAATGCATCGATTGTAGAAACCATTCCCTGATACCCAAAATTGAGTAAATAAGCCGACTGTTTGTGTACAAAAGAAGCCAGTTCGTCCTGAAGTTTTTCGTGAAGACTGGTGTGCCCACTCATCATTCTAGCTCCCATAGGATACGCAGAGCCCCATTCAGCTGCTGCCTCAGCATCTACCTTTCTTACCTCAGGGTGATTTGCCAAACCTAGATAATCGTTAACACTCCACGTGATAACGTCTCTTCCTCTAAACTTCATTCTGTTAGAAATTGGCC is from Zunongwangia endophytica and encodes:
- a CDS encoding lipopolysaccharide biosynthesis protein — encoded protein: MGVIINQSVKNMMTTYVGFGLGALNTLFLYTYFLDQQYYGLVSFLLSAANLMWPFMAFGVHSTIVKFFTSYKTREEKDKLLNLALYLPLGISLILGLIGHFTYEFLLNYFSDGNELVKPYVWLIYLLAVATAYFEVFFAWAKIYYKSVFGNFMKEVVHRLGTTILLFSVYFDLLQADHFMYGVGIVFLIRLIIMGSYAFKLHRPSLKFSFPANLSRVLKYTALILIAASVATALLDLDKVMIESYLPIENVAIYGIGIYIATVISVPQKAMHQITNPITAEYLNTRNFKKLEDLYKRSSISLSIVSALIFVLILTNVHTLYRLIPEEYSLSILIVLLISLVKLYDNVLAINNSILFNSDYYRLVLGIGVLLVVLAFVLNLFFIPRFGIEGAAVASFIAFFIYNSSKIYLVFQKFKMHPFTKKSVLLFGLTSIFTLAFYFWEFPFHPIFSIALKGGITVLLYISVIYSLRLSEDINGMIQGILSKLK
- a CDS encoding glycosyltransferase family 4 protein; protein product: MKKVLIITYYWPPAGGPGVQRWLKFVKYLRDFGVEPIVFVPENPNYPLIDESFEKEVPEDLEIIRQPIFEPYKFASFLSKKDTKTISSGIIKKKEKQSTVQKLMLYIRGNFFIPDARRFWIKPSVKFLKSYLEKSNIDTVITTGPPHSLHLIALGLKKQLNLNWIADFRDPWTQIGYQKELKLTTSSAAKHQKLEREVLKTADQIITTSFTTKKEFASKTMKPITVITNGFDTELQTESKLDKSFSISHIGSLLSGRNPKKLWEVLAEISEENKNFRSDFKLKLYGAVSDDVLQSINEVGLSDNLELGGYISHQQALEVQKTSQLLLLIEINSEETKGIIAGKLFEYLAAKRPILAIGPPHWDVAQIIKETTSGESFEYHQDSALKDFILSSYQKYRENQLISNSKYIEDYQRKSLTKTLAELIKN
- a CDS encoding YfhO family protein, encoding MAKLKQFLPHILVLLGFVIIALFYFNPVLKGKEIFQSDIVQYIGMAKEQSDFRENTGEEPYWTDAAFGGMPTYQLGAYYPHNYVKKLDSVLRFLPRPADYLFLYFIGFYILLLCLKIDYKLAFLGAIAFGFSTYFIIILGVGHNAKAHAIAYMPMVLGGIILTFRQKLIGGFSLLAVAMALEIQANHFQMTYYLLLLVIVLGIVYLIDAFKKQKLPQYFKAIGVMIVAVVLAIGTNATNLIATQEYTSHSTRGDTGLSITPDGNEKPEAGLTYDYITEYSYGIAETLDLFVPGFMGGSSAEDVGEDSELYSELMKMGASPIQAKQFTENAPTYWGQQPIVAGPAYIGATILFLFVFALFLIKGRLKWWVASGALLTLILSWGKNFGFFTEFFIDYIPLYNKFRAVSSIQVIVELCVPLLAIVGLSCLFANKHTKEEKIEALKWSTIITAGLALILVLFNSILFDFSGARDGQIRQQLGMDLMNALKEDRQSMLVSDAIRSFIFVALCVFLIWFYLREKISKKLILGGFAILFLADLVPVARRYVNNDDFVNARKMEQPYQPNAADQQIMQDQSRYRVFDLSGDPLTSSRASYFHNSIGGYHGAKPGRLQDLYDFYISQNNMKILNMLNVKYFIIPTEEGVQAQQNQGVYGNAWFVRDVEWVDDANAEIAALKETDPQDVAVIDKRFKNDIKMDFVYDEVGSIELQSEQPNELVYKTNTSIRQLAVFSEMYYQPGWQAYIDGKKVDHVRADYVLRAMNIPQGEHTVTFKFEPQVIKTGGSIALASTLILVVLIVGGFVFAYRKKA
- a CDS encoding DUF4834 family protein, which codes for MFQADFSGVIKTILIIMLVYFGFKILLKYFGPLLLKYAMRKMGRKFEQQFSQQFGGGQQRTQQNKTDKEGKVSINKKPGNHRKSNKEVGEYIDYEEID
- a CDS encoding transporter, which produces MQKLTAIVFAFLANSIICNAQFTETINSNRPGQSQGAFAVGTGVYQLEAGGFFGNNNHDLLGTDTDLYGANYMLRAGFLTDILELSIKGRYQYEETSILQGGQDRIYERSNFPFNTIGAKVLLYDPYKNGDNRREVNLKSWKANQKFDWRRLIPAVSLYGGANVTIQDDNPYRFEGENKYTPQVTLITQHNWGRWVWVMNLTAEKFTETYPSYQFIGTLTHAFNPEFAIFGEYQAIFGDLYADDLFRAGAAYLVTDYLQFDIAGLANVKDTPSRWQVQAGISVRLNFHKDKSPNDLSRDNRSEFDF
- a CDS encoding aminotransferase class I/II-fold pyridoxal phosphate-dependent enzyme, with protein sequence MRDLFDKIYKDKGPLGKWAEQAEGYFVFPKLEGPISNRMKFRGRDVITWSVNDYLGLANHPEVRKVDAEAAAEWGSAYPMGARMMSGHTSLHEKLQDELASFVHKQSAYLLNFGYQGMVSTIDALVSKKDVIVYDVDAHACIIDGVRLHLGQRFTYKHNDMESIEKNLQRATKIAEQTGGGILLISEGVFGMRGEQGKLKEIVELKKKYNFRLFVDDAHGFGTLGKTGAGAGEEQGVQDDIDVYFATFAKSMASTGAFIAGDKEIIDYLKYNLRSQMFAKSLQMQLVVGALKRLEMLRTIPDLKNKLWENVNALQNGLKDKGFDIGTTQSCVTPVYLKGSIPEAMALVKDLRENHGVFCSIVVYPVIPKGLILLRMIPTASHTLQDVEETLVAFSAIRERLENGTYKRLSASVEAAMANKS